The following coding sequences are from one Frigoribacterium sp. Leaf415 window:
- a CDS encoding DUF805 domain-containing protein, giving the protein MPPPMNYPQQPTGYQQPGYAQPSYGQTPQGPASGQGGAVPLWAPLYGAGPVVAVKRFFQKYADFTGRASRSEYWWVVLANTVIWFVLGIVGFLAGLPGSTTDYDGTLEPGPGFIPFGFVLTVLLFGTIVPFLSLGARRLHDVDLSGWLLLINLFPYLGGFVIFILSLLGPKPGGARFDRPRA; this is encoded by the coding sequence ATGCCGCCGCCGATGAACTACCCCCAGCAGCCGACCGGGTACCAGCAGCCCGGGTACGCACAGCCCTCGTACGGCCAGACGCCGCAGGGGCCCGCCTCCGGCCAGGGCGGGGCCGTTCCCCTCTGGGCGCCGCTGTACGGTGCGGGTCCGGTCGTCGCGGTGAAGCGGTTCTTCCAGAAATACGCCGACTTCACGGGGCGCGCGAGTCGCAGTGAGTACTGGTGGGTCGTCCTCGCGAACACGGTGATCTGGTTCGTGCTCGGGATCGTCGGGTTCCTCGCGGGCCTCCCGGGAAGCACGACGGACTACGACGGCACCCTCGAGCCCGGACCGGGTTTCATTCCCTTCGGCTTCGTCCTCACGGTCTTGCTCTTCGGGACGATCGTGCCGTTCCTGTCCCTCGGAGCCCGTCGACTCCACGACGTCGACCTCAGCGGGTGGTTGCTGCTCATCAACCTCTTCCCGTACCTCGGGGGATTCGTCATCTTCATCCTGTCGCTGCTCGGCCCGAAGCCCGGCGGCGCCCGGTTCGACCGACCCCGGGCCTGA
- a CDS encoding glycosyltransferase family 2 protein, which yields MSRDAGSPVSDATGTAPPAGGRFVVGNAWDALDGVWPELPPLVSVVVVHYRQQAELDRTLAALARQSYPAERLEVIVVDDGSPTAPTVPDGVRLIVQEDLGFRLSAARNVGVAASSGSVLCFVDADTSPEPDYVLRLTRLPALAPEAVTVGQRKHADFAGVLGGGGGAGAGAGAGVQAGGDGAVPVSEPVEVAGPAHELEQPRWLQQAYGWSADLLHADDRSYRHLIGAVTCCTRWFFDQVGGFDESFTSYGGEDWEWAHRAWLAGGVFAHVPGAVAWHDGPDWAGRAAGAGSGSGAAASVASAASVASAADREDEEARRQAEKNGETLRLADLIAVRGSRGFGVRSRAVDVCVELVAAAGTPISAGAAFVAVDSVLAAMPDVTVVVPDDVASVFEADQRVLGRSTGAAAAGLGSARVVVTFDGPVRVLPAVEAGGSDDARVQALAAAVGLGDDVARDLRTATDAVGVGSLGTVELVDRSGRVLVTVESRRAALRARRWGAGVAFVSHRASVDWLTPVTGEPSVAAYLGGWG from the coding sequence GTGAGCCGCGACGCCGGGTCGCCGGTGTCCGACGCGACCGGCACCGCGCCTCCCGCGGGCGGGCGGTTCGTCGTCGGCAACGCGTGGGACGCCCTCGACGGGGTGTGGCCCGAGCTGCCTCCGCTCGTGTCGGTGGTCGTCGTGCACTACCGGCAGCAGGCCGAGCTCGACCGGACGCTGGCGGCGCTCGCCCGCCAGAGCTACCCGGCCGAACGGCTCGAGGTGATCGTCGTCGACGACGGATCGCCGACCGCGCCCACGGTGCCCGACGGGGTGCGGCTGATCGTGCAGGAGGACCTCGGGTTCCGTCTCTCGGCCGCCCGCAACGTCGGGGTCGCCGCGTCGTCGGGGTCGGTGCTCTGCTTCGTCGACGCCGACACGTCGCCCGAACCGGACTACGTGCTGCGGCTGACCCGGCTGCCGGCGCTCGCCCCCGAGGCCGTCACGGTCGGACAGCGGAAGCACGCGGACTTCGCGGGCGTGCTGGGCGGTGGCGGTGGGGCTGGCGCCGGGGCTGGCGCTGGGGTTCAAGCTGGTGGCGACGGCGCCGTGCCGGTGTCCGAACCGGTCGAGGTGGCCGGGCCCGCCCACGAGCTCGAGCAACCGCGCTGGCTCCAGCAGGCCTACGGCTGGTCGGCCGACCTGCTGCACGCCGACGACCGGTCGTACCGCCACCTGATCGGGGCGGTCACCTGCTGCACCCGCTGGTTCTTCGACCAGGTCGGCGGCTTCGACGAGTCGTTCACGAGCTACGGCGGCGAGGACTGGGAGTGGGCGCACCGTGCCTGGCTCGCCGGCGGCGTCTTCGCGCACGTGCCGGGCGCCGTGGCGTGGCACGACGGGCCGGACTGGGCGGGGCGCGCGGCGGGTGCCGGTTCCGGTTCCGGGGCGGCGGCCTCGGTGGCCTCGGCGGCATCGGTGGCCTCGGCGGCCGATCGCGAGGACGAGGAGGCGCGGCGCCAGGCCGAGAAGAACGGCGAGACCCTGCGCCTCGCCGACCTGATCGCGGTGCGCGGCTCCCGCGGGTTCGGGGTGCGGAGTCGCGCCGTGGACGTGTGCGTCGAACTGGTCGCCGCCGCCGGGACGCCGATCTCGGCCGGGGCGGCGTTCGTGGCGGTGGACAGCGTGCTGGCGGCGATGCCGGACGTGACGGTCGTGGTGCCGGACGACGTGGCGTCGGTGTTCGAGGCGGATCAGCGGGTGCTCGGCCGGTCGACGGGCGCTGCCGCGGCGGGGCTGGGGAGCGCCCGGGTGGTCGTGACGTTCGACGGGCCCGTCCGGGTGCTGCCTGCGGTGGAGGCCGGTGGCTCGGACGACGCCCGGGTGCAGGCGCTGGCCGCGGCGGTCGGGCTCGGGGACGACGTCGCCCGCGACCTGCGGACGGCGACGGACGCGGTCGGCGTGGGGTCCCTCGGCACGGTCGAGTTGGTGGACCGGTCGGGCCGCGTACTCGTGACGGTGGAGTCGCGTCGCGCCGCCCTGCGCGCCCGACGCTGGGGGGCGGGCGTCGCCTTCGTCTCGCACCGCGCCTCCGTGGACTGGCTGACGCCCGTGACGGGTGAGCCCAGCGTGGCGGCCTACCTCGGCGGCTGGGGCTGA
- a CDS encoding WcbI family polysaccharide biosynthesis putative acetyltransferase has product MSEQRTEPDGRTRHYGDFYGLSEPEGDGAIALVVGNCQAESLRIFLDGAGLTTVRMPPVHELTAADLPQLERWLGRAGLLVSQPVRDDYHDLPLGTAQLAAMLPREARVVRVPVVRFAGLYPAHVIVRPPSDVSLVPPVVEYHDVRFIAEAAGRPLPTDALTPAVVRSVAELSLAELRKREVAHDTVVASDLFEVGAGTDGTGTPRFDQMRTLNHPGNPVWTTLASRVRERLGLPEHVVDPGRPVLASVHAPREQAVIDAWGLDDEPTDHWVVGGERVDADEVRRAHLSWYAEHPDAVEAALARHADTFALWGAA; this is encoded by the coding sequence ATGTCCGAACAGCGAACCGAACCCGACGGCCGCACCCGTCACTACGGCGACTTCTACGGTCTGAGCGAGCCCGAGGGCGACGGGGCGATCGCCCTCGTCGTGGGCAACTGCCAGGCCGAGTCGCTGCGCATCTTCCTCGACGGCGCGGGGCTCACGACCGTCCGCATGCCACCCGTGCACGAACTCACGGCCGCCGACCTGCCGCAGCTCGAGCGGTGGCTCGGCCGGGCCGGCCTGCTCGTCTCGCAGCCGGTGCGCGACGACTACCACGACCTCCCGCTCGGCACGGCCCAGCTGGCCGCGATGCTGCCCCGGGAGGCGCGGGTCGTGCGGGTGCCCGTCGTCCGGTTCGCGGGCCTCTACCCCGCGCACGTCATCGTCCGCCCGCCGAGCGACGTCTCGCTCGTGCCGCCCGTGGTCGAGTACCACGACGTCCGGTTCATCGCCGAGGCCGCCGGGCGGCCGCTCCCGACCGACGCCCTGACGCCCGCCGTCGTGCGGTCGGTCGCCGAGCTGTCGCTGGCCGAACTGCGTAAGCGCGAGGTCGCCCACGACACCGTCGTCGCCTCGGACCTGTTCGAGGTCGGTGCGGGCACCGACGGGACCGGCACGCCGCGCTTCGACCAGATGCGCACCCTGAACCACCCCGGCAACCCGGTCTGGACGACCCTCGCCTCGCGCGTCCGCGAGCGCCTCGGCCTGCCCGAGCACGTCGTCGACCCGGGCCGACCGGTGCTGGCGAGCGTGCACGCCCCGCGCGAGCAGGCCGTGATCGACGCCTGGGGACTCGACGACGAGCCGACCGACCACTGGGTCGTCGGCGGCGAGCGCGTCGACGCCGACGAGGTCCGTCGGGCGCACCTCTCCTGGTACGCCGAGCACCCGGACGCGGTCGAGGCCGCGCTGGCCCGCCACGCCGACACGTTCGCGCTGTGGGGTGCGGCGTGA
- a CDS encoding glycosyltransferase, with protein sequence MTHDAPTSPSTTAPTPATPVVVAPLRVASVPAGHPYVRSLLDPLDASRRVVHLADPLPDPAEPSRWWPPVVLDAAWLRAHAPEVDLLHVHFGTESYPTDHLVAVVEALRDLRLPLVYTVHDLTNPQLVDQAPHLEHLDVLIPAADELITLTDAAADEIEARWGRRPTVIAHPAIADPDAELPVGAPGAAIVVGVHLRDLRPNVAGVETVRTLLAAVEALRATGAAVEARVDLNERVRDPEQADRIRELVRAAGPWAALAEHPRLTDAELERSLADLDVSVLPYRHGTHSGWVELCWDLAVPVAAPRVGHTAAQHPEPGTTASFDLDDPASLAAAVIALVSPHAVDETADAHDDPARVPASRRGTPHRAALQQQRRSVRRRQRHDVAAAHLAVYERALATVAAVTA encoded by the coding sequence ATGACCCATGACGCCCCGACGTCGCCGTCGACCACGGCCCCGACGCCCGCCACGCCCGTCGTCGTCGCCCCCCTCCGCGTCGCGTCGGTCCCGGCCGGCCACCCGTACGTCCGTTCGCTGCTCGACCCCCTCGACGCCTCCCGTCGCGTCGTGCACCTCGCCGACCCGCTGCCCGACCCCGCCGAGCCGTCCCGCTGGTGGCCCCCGGTCGTGCTCGACGCCGCCTGGCTGCGGGCGCACGCCCCCGAGGTCGACCTGCTGCACGTGCACTTCGGCACGGAGTCGTACCCGACCGATCACCTCGTCGCCGTCGTCGAGGCCCTGCGCGACCTGCGCCTGCCGCTCGTGTACACGGTGCACGACCTGACGAACCCGCAGCTCGTCGACCAGGCGCCCCACCTCGAGCACCTCGACGTGTTGATCCCGGCCGCCGACGAGCTGATCACCCTGACCGACGCGGCCGCCGACGAGATCGAGGCCCGGTGGGGGCGCCGCCCGACCGTCATCGCGCACCCGGCCATCGCCGACCCCGACGCCGAGCTGCCCGTCGGCGCACCGGGTGCCGCGATCGTCGTCGGCGTCCACCTGCGCGACCTGCGGCCCAACGTCGCCGGCGTCGAGACCGTCCGCACCCTGCTCGCCGCGGTCGAGGCCCTGCGCGCCACCGGTGCCGCCGTGGAGGCGCGGGTCGACCTGAACGAGCGCGTGCGCGACCCCGAGCAGGCCGACCGCATCCGCGAGCTCGTCCGTGCCGCCGGCCCGTGGGCGGCCCTCGCCGAGCACCCGCGCCTGACCGACGCCGAGCTCGAGCGGTCGCTCGCCGACCTCGACGTCTCGGTGCTGCCCTACCGCCACGGCACGCACTCCGGCTGGGTCGAGCTGTGCTGGGACCTCGCCGTGCCAGTCGCCGCGCCTCGCGTCGGCCACACCGCCGCGCAGCACCCCGAGCCCGGCACGACCGCGTCGTTCGACCTCGACGACCCCGCCTCGCTCGCCGCGGCCGTGATCGCCCTGGTCAGCCCGCACGCCGTCGACGAGACCGCCGACGCGCACGACGACCCGGCCCGCGTGCCGGCCTCCCGCCGCGGCACCCCGCACCGCGCCGCGCTGCAGCAGCAGCGCCGGTCCGTGCGACGGCGACAGCGCCACGACGTGGCCGCCGCCCACCTCGCGGTGTACGAGCGCGCCCTCGCGACGGTCGCGGCGGTGACGGCGTGA
- a CDS encoding glycosyltransferase, with protein sequence MTRASRPLSIVVVAPLRYPIREPFAGGLESSVHHQVRTLRERGHRVSLIATEGSDHLDQSPVEFVLPAVVFDDPAEATDTTYPDGYLERALPALERALQYVADHADDYDLVDNHSLHGVPLARADRIGVPMVSTLHTPTLPDMLAAHRSSDGPRSRFVAVSGHTAAAWATEGVEATVLPNGVDTERWSFGPGGDDLVWSGRIVPEKGLHLALEVARRAGRRLVIAGRIGDVDYFETEVAPHLGATAHYVGELRQPELAALVGHSGCALVTPVWEEPFGLVIAEALVTGTPVVSFAVGGVPEVVAGSVGAALVPAGDLDGMARAADDLLRRVGTDADARRTVRQDAVDRFSLRARAAVLEQVYADVVASDVRAPAPTAVAAAEATVGGGRHRASSSLAGGLSAVRPAGTGRRVVTA encoded by the coding sequence GTGACCCGCGCCTCCCGGCCCCTGAGCATCGTCGTGGTGGCGCCGCTGCGCTACCCGATCCGCGAGCCGTTCGCCGGCGGACTCGAGTCGTCGGTGCACCACCAGGTCCGCACCCTGCGCGAGCGCGGTCACCGCGTCTCGCTGATCGCGACCGAGGGGTCGGACCACCTCGACCAGAGCCCGGTCGAGTTCGTGCTGCCCGCCGTGGTCTTCGACGATCCGGCCGAGGCGACGGACACGACCTACCCCGACGGCTACCTCGAGCGTGCGCTGCCGGCCCTCGAGCGCGCCCTGCAGTACGTCGCCGACCACGCCGACGACTACGACCTCGTCGACAACCACAGCCTGCACGGCGTGCCGCTCGCCCGGGCCGACCGCATCGGCGTGCCGATGGTCAGCACCCTGCACACGCCGACCCTGCCGGACATGCTCGCCGCGCACCGCTCGTCCGACGGCCCGCGCAGCCGCTTCGTCGCCGTCAGCGGTCACACCGCCGCCGCGTGGGCGACCGAGGGTGTCGAGGCGACCGTGCTGCCGAACGGCGTCGACACCGAACGCTGGAGCTTCGGCCCGGGCGGCGACGACCTCGTCTGGTCCGGCCGCATCGTCCCCGAGAAGGGGCTGCACCTCGCCCTCGAGGTCGCCCGTCGCGCCGGGCGCCGCCTCGTCATCGCCGGTCGCATCGGCGACGTCGACTACTTCGAGACCGAGGTCGCCCCGCACCTCGGCGCCACGGCCCACTACGTCGGCGAGCTGCGCCAGCCCGAGCTCGCGGCCCTCGTCGGCCACAGCGGCTGCGCCCTCGTCACGCCCGTGTGGGAGGAGCCCTTCGGTCTCGTCATCGCGGAGGCGCTGGTCACCGGCACGCCGGTCGTCTCATTCGCCGTCGGGGGAGTCCCCGAGGTGGTGGCGGGTTCGGTCGGGGCCGCCCTGGTCCCCGCCGGCGACCTCGACGGCATGGCGCGCGCGGCCGACGACCTGCTGCGCCGGGTCGGGACGGACGCCGACGCCCGCCGCACGGTGCGGCAGGACGCCGTCGACCGGTTCTCGCTGCGAGCCCGGGCCGCCGTGCTCGAGCAGGTGTACGCCGACGTCGTCGCCTCGGACGTCCGTGCGCCCGCTCCGACCGCCGTCGCCGCGGCGGAGGCGACCGTCGGGGGTGGCCGGCACCGCGCCTCCTCGTCCCTCGCCGGTGGCCTGTCGGCCGTGCGCCCGGCCGGCACGGGCCGACGGGTCGTGACGGCGTGA
- a CDS encoding glycosyltransferase yields MTSTAARPLVGWYVHHHGAGHRTRFSAVRPQLDADVVVFSSLAAPADLPADTTWVELERDDAPTTGPDGVVRHPADASPTVGGLLHWAPVAHPGHTARLGRIAAAIAGAAAAGRPLDAMVVDVSVEVTLFVRLLGVEVVVVSQPGDRTDEPHRLAYDAASRVIAPWPAGTHDSSALDRIAGKVRWVGGISRQDGRRASVPTPAVVPGSVLFVGGAGGSDHDDLAAAVARAARATPGTTWSALGLDTWVDDPWAAMASAEVVVTWAGQNTVADLAALGAHAVVVPQTRPFDEQLTTARALDRAGLAVVASSWPADDEWPWVIERARSLQPDWSAWQVEGAAARAAAVVAEVAGRGARGVDHARDDLAVGTGLAVGTDLAGVAQ; encoded by the coding sequence GTGACCTCGACGGCCGCTCGCCCGCTCGTCGGCTGGTACGTGCACCACCACGGTGCCGGGCACCGCACCCGCTTCTCGGCCGTCCGGCCGCAGCTCGACGCCGACGTGGTCGTCTTCAGCTCGCTCGCGGCTCCCGCCGACCTGCCGGCCGACACCACCTGGGTCGAGCTCGAGCGGGACGACGCCCCGACCACGGGCCCGGACGGCGTGGTCCGTCACCCGGCCGACGCGTCGCCGACCGTGGGCGGCCTGCTGCACTGGGCCCCGGTCGCGCACCCCGGGCACACCGCCCGCCTGGGCCGGATCGCCGCCGCGATCGCCGGGGCGGCGGCCGCCGGACGGCCCCTCGACGCGATGGTCGTCGACGTCTCGGTCGAGGTGACGCTGTTCGTCCGGCTGCTCGGCGTCGAGGTCGTCGTCGTGTCCCAACCCGGCGACCGCACCGACGAACCCCACCGGCTCGCGTACGACGCGGCGTCGCGCGTGATCGCCCCGTGGCCCGCCGGGACGCACGACTCGTCGGCGCTCGACCGGATCGCCGGGAAGGTGCGCTGGGTCGGCGGGATCTCGCGGCAGGACGGGCGTCGGGCCTCGGTGCCCACGCCGGCCGTCGTGCCCGGCAGCGTCCTCTTCGTCGGCGGTGCCGGCGGCAGCGACCACGACGACCTCGCGGCCGCGGTCGCCCGTGCGGCCCGGGCCACGCCCGGCACGACCTGGTCGGCCCTCGGCCTCGACACCTGGGTCGACGACCCGTGGGCGGCCATGGCCTCCGCCGAGGTGGTCGTGACCTGGGCGGGTCAGAACACCGTCGCCGACCTGGCCGCCCTCGGCGCCCATGCCGTGGTCGTGCCGCAGACCCGACCGTTCGACGAGCAGCTCACGACCGCCCGGGCGCTCGACCGGGCGGGCCTCGCCGTCGTGGCGTCGTCCTGGCCGGCCGACGACGAGTGGCCGTGGGTGATCGAGCGGGCCCGGAGCCTGCAGCCCGACTGGTCCGCGTGGCAGGTCGAGGGTGCTGCTGCCCGCGCCGCCGCGGTGGTCGCCGAGGTCGCCGGTCGTGGCGCGCGCGGCGTCGACCACGCACGCGACGACCTCGCCGTCGGCACCGGCCTCGCCGTCGGCACCGACCTCGCGGGGGTCGCGCAGTGA
- a CDS encoding glycosyltransferase family 2 protein has translation MTLASATRMKHVANQLRFVRQVAPDAGHVVVWLDETPAPDVPALVGVTTVHVPPGPDGLRLAAGRNRGADAAVGLGATLIVFLDADCVPGPDLFRHYEQAAVDHPGVLLSGPVTYLPEGFVLGAGEGLEAATAPHAARPAPPAGSTVVADAADYPLFWSLSFAVTPDTWARLGGFDERYEGYGGEDTDFAFTARSLDVPLVWVGGAHAYHQYHPTSSPPWRHLADVVRNGGLFAERWGEWPMGGWLDAFERAGAVRRTTDGGWALVEGASVPS, from the coding sequence GTGACCCTCGCGTCCGCCACCCGCATGAAGCACGTCGCGAACCAGCTGCGGTTCGTCCGGCAGGTCGCACCCGACGCCGGCCACGTGGTCGTCTGGCTCGACGAGACCCCCGCCCCCGACGTGCCCGCCCTGGTCGGGGTCACGACCGTGCACGTGCCGCCGGGTCCCGACGGCCTGCGCCTCGCCGCGGGGCGCAACCGCGGAGCCGACGCGGCCGTCGGCCTCGGTGCCACGCTGATCGTCTTCCTCGACGCCGACTGCGTCCCGGGCCCCGACCTCTTCCGCCACTACGAGCAGGCGGCGGTGGACCACCCGGGGGTGCTGCTGAGCGGTCCCGTCACGTACCTGCCCGAAGGGTTCGTGCTCGGGGCGGGCGAGGGACTCGAGGCGGCGACCGCTCCGCACGCGGCGCGACCCGCGCCTCCTGCCGGCTCGACGGTCGTCGCCGACGCCGCGGACTACCCGCTGTTCTGGTCGCTCTCGTTCGCGGTGACGCCGGACACCTGGGCGCGGCTCGGCGGCTTCGACGAACGGTACGAGGGTTACGGCGGCGAGGACACCGACTTCGCGTTCACGGCTCGCTCGCTCGACGTGCCGCTCGTCTGGGTCGGCGGCGCCCACGCGTACCACCAGTACCACCCGACCTCGTCGCCGCCGTGGCGGCACCTGGCCGACGTCGTGCGCAACGGCGGCCTGTTCGCCGAACGGTGGGGCGAGTGGCCCATGGGTGGCTGGCTCGACGCGTTCGAGCGGGCCGGGGCGGTGCGTCGCACGACCGACGGCGGCTGGGCGCTCGTCGAGGGCGCATCCGTCCCGAGCTGA
- a CDS encoding LCP family protein encodes MTDGRTERALDDADGSTSRGGAVHEGGIARHGRLRRGHPAAFVAKVTAAALAVVLVSTTSVVAIATWQVLQDAPPTVQLSGPDGSTASPVPQLTAQTGEVNLLLIGTDTREGLGAGFDDAANQQASSGAGKNDSTVLVHISEDHTNMAVVSFPRDLIVPMPACPNDDGTVSPATSGAMLNTALGRGGPKNGLSCVAQTIGQLTGLQIDYAGSITFEGVVSMADAIGGVEVCLATPIRDTEVQPALDLPAGTRTLSGAQAGAFLRSRYGVGDSSDLGRISNQQTFLSALARQTVSAGTLTDPTKVLAIARVAFANMTLSDTLADASTLAKLALAVNTVGLSNMVFVQYPAVDDPADRNRVLVDEASASVLDEALQRDLPLTLSTDSLGRSAVLDPDAPAPSLPTDPSAGATGESSAPAPDVTPTDGSTTGAAPTPAPTATSAELPGSVTGQSADQVTCAKRD; translated from the coding sequence ATGACCGACGGACGCACGGAGCGAGCACTCGACGACGCCGACGGCTCGACGAGCCGAGGAGGCGCGGTGCACGAAGGCGGGATCGCCCGCCACGGTCGCCTCCGCCGCGGGCACCCCGCGGCGTTCGTCGCGAAGGTCACGGCGGCCGCGCTGGCCGTCGTGCTCGTCAGCACGACGTCGGTCGTGGCGATCGCCACGTGGCAGGTGCTGCAGGACGCGCCGCCCACGGTGCAGCTTTCCGGACCCGACGGGTCGACGGCCTCGCCGGTACCGCAACTGACGGCGCAGACCGGCGAGGTGAACCTGCTGCTGATCGGCACGGACACGCGGGAGGGGCTCGGTGCCGGGTTCGACGACGCCGCCAACCAGCAGGCCAGCTCGGGGGCGGGCAAGAACGACTCGACTGTGCTCGTCCACATCTCCGAGGACCACACGAACATGGCGGTCGTCAGCTTTCCGCGCGACCTGATCGTGCCGATGCCCGCGTGCCCGAACGACGACGGCACGGTCAGCCCGGCGACCTCGGGCGCGATGCTCAACACCGCGCTGGGTCGTGGCGGACCGAAGAACGGGCTCTCGTGCGTGGCGCAGACGATCGGTCAGCTGACCGGGCTGCAGATCGACTACGCCGGGTCGATCACCTTCGAGGGGGTCGTGTCGATGGCCGACGCCATCGGCGGCGTCGAGGTGTGCCTGGCGACGCCGATCCGCGACACCGAGGTCCAGCCCGCCCTCGACCTGCCCGCCGGCACGCGGACGTTGTCGGGAGCCCAGGCCGGGGCGTTCCTCCGGTCGCGCTACGGGGTCGGCGACTCGAGCGACCTCGGGCGCATCAGCAACCAGCAGACGTTCCTCTCGGCGCTCGCCCGGCAGACGGTGTCGGCGGGGACGCTGACCGACCCGACCAAGGTGCTGGCGATCGCGCGGGTGGCGTTCGCCAACATGACGCTGAGCGACACCCTCGCCGACGCGTCGACGCTCGCGAAGCTCGCCCTGGCCGTGAACACGGTCGGGCTGTCGAACATGGTGTTCGTGCAGTACCCGGCGGTGGACGACCCCGCGGACCGCAATCGGGTGCTGGTCGACGAGGCGTCGGCGTCGGTCCTGGACGAGGCGCTGCAGCGCGACCTGCCGCTGACCCTGTCGACGGACAGCCTCGGGCGGTCGGCGGTGCTCGACCCGGACGCACCGGCGCCGAGCCTGCCGACCGACCCGTCCGCCGGTGCGACGGGCGAGTCGTCCGCGCCCGCGCCGGACGTCACTCCGACCGACGGATCGACGACCGGTGCGGCGCCGACGCCCGCGCCGACGGCGACGTCGGCCGAGCTCCCGGGCAGCGTGACGGGCCAGTCCGCCGACCAGGTCACCTGCGCCAAGCGCGACTGA